From the Orenia metallireducens genome, one window contains:
- the atpB gene encoding F0F1 ATP synthase subunit A has translation MGFINNLIDKMFLEEVNPEAFAPRVFEVAGLPIKSTVITTWVIIAILGVFAWLSTRNLKEKPKPLSLQNFAEFIVESIQGLVESAMGSGNQKYVPYIGTLIMFLALANLIGIVPGRDLFSLYTPTADLNTTFALALITFIAVHVSGIRAKGIGGYIKDYFEPMAFLFPLNIIGAIADPVSLSFRLFGNMLGGVVIMGLLYSVVGVLIPGIASLYFDVFAGVLQAFIFTMLTMTYIATGME, from the coding sequence ATGGGATTTATCAATAATTTGATTGATAAGATGTTTCTTGAAGAAGTAAACCCTGAGGCTTTTGCTCCTAGAGTATTTGAAGTTGCTGGTCTTCCAATTAAGTCTACTGTTATAACTACTTGGGTAATCATTGCTATCTTAGGAGTATTTGCTTGGCTATCAACTAGAAACCTAAAAGAGAAGCCAAAACCTTTGAGTTTACAGAATTTTGCTGAATTTATAGTTGAGTCTATTCAAGGTTTAGTAGAGAGTGCAATGGGGTCTGGGAACCAAAAATATGTTCCTTATATAGGTACATTAATAATGTTTTTGGCCTTAGCTAACTTGATAGGAATTGTTCCAGGTAGAGACCTATTCAGTCTGTATACTCCAACAGCAGATTTAAATACTACTTTTGCTTTAGCATTAATTACATTTATTGCTGTTCATGTCTCTGGAATTAGAGCTAAAGGTATTGGTGGGTACATAAAAGATTATTTTGAGCCAATGGCCTTTCTGTTCCCATTGAATATAATTGGGGCAATAGCGGACCCAGTATCTTTATCCTTCCGTCTATTTGGTAACATGTTAGGTGGAGTAGTAATCATGGGATTACTATATAGTGTAGTTGGTGTACTTATTCCAGGTATAGCAAGTCTTTACTTTGATGTTTTTGCTGGAGTATTACAGGCTTTTATCTTTACAATGTTGACAATGACTTATATTGCAACAGGTATGGAATAA
- a CDS encoding glycosyltransferase family 4 protein produces the protein MFIYPLLVALLISYLMVPQVKRLAFSLGAVDKPNKRRINVKPIPSLGGIAIYLGVLFALISTGFGSEFLGIIVGGTLIVILGILDDLYELSAIVKLLGQIVAGLVLIGFDARIEFISNPFGGIYYLGLLGIPITLIWIVGVMNTINLIDGMDGLAGGVTVIAAATLAIFAYQKGQVLTIILALSVIGATLGFLKYNFNPAEIFMGDTGSMFLGFMLGSISIIGTLKSVTAITLLIPLLALGVPIFDTLFAILRRKLSGQPIFKADKGHLHHKLLELGLSQVQAVTIIYLVSIFLGMVAIGISEADLNQLIFLTTSSIGFILLGAIKLGVFNAEANYINDNNLVK, from the coding sequence ATGTTCATTTATCCATTACTAGTAGCATTATTGATTAGCTATTTAATGGTTCCTCAAGTGAAGCGTTTAGCCTTCAGTTTAGGAGCAGTAGATAAGCCTAACAAGCGCAGAATTAATGTTAAGCCTATTCCTAGTTTGGGAGGGATTGCTATCTATTTGGGCGTATTATTCGCCCTAATCTCGACAGGATTTGGCTCTGAATTTTTAGGAATTATTGTTGGTGGAACTTTAATCGTTATTTTAGGTATTCTAGATGACTTGTATGAGTTATCTGCAATCGTTAAATTATTAGGTCAGATTGTAGCAGGATTAGTTTTGATTGGATTTGATGCTAGAATTGAATTTATCAGTAATCCTTTTGGTGGTATTTATTATTTGGGGTTATTAGGAATACCAATAACATTAATCTGGATTGTGGGTGTAATGAATACTATCAATTTAATAGATGGGATGGATGGTTTAGCAGGAGGGGTGACAGTAATTGCTGCAGCTACACTAGCTATCTTTGCATATCAGAAAGGGCAAGTATTGACTATTATCCTTGCTCTATCAGTTATTGGAGCAACTTTAGGGTTTTTAAAGTATAATTTTAATCCTGCTGAAATCTTTATGGGAGATACAGGAAGTATGTTCTTAGGTTTTATGTTAGGATCGATTTCAATAATAGGTACTTTAAAGAGTGTAACTGCTATAACATTATTAATTCCTTTATTGGCTTTAGGTGTTCCTATCTTTGATACTTTATTTGCTATTTTACGCCGTAAATTAAGTGGACAGCCTATCTTTAAAGCAGATAAAGGGCACTTACACCATAAACTATTAGAATTAGGATTAAGTCAAGTTCAAGCTGTTACAATAATTTATTTAGTTAGTATTTTCTTAGGTATGGTCGCTATTGGTATTAGTGAGGCAGATTTAAATCAACTAATATTTCTAACCACTAGCTCTATAGGGTTTATTTTACTAGGGGCTATTAAATTAGGAGTATTTAATGCAGAAGCTAATTATATAAATGACAATAATTTAGTTAAGTAG
- the atpE gene encoding ATP synthase F0 subunit C, translating to MDGLSLIKAASAIGAGLAMIAGIGAGIGQGYAAGKGAEAVGKQPEAQGDIVRTMLLGAAVAETTGIYGLVIALILLFANPLFG from the coding sequence ATGGATGGATTATCTTTAATTAAAGCTGCGTCTGCTATTGGAGCAGGATTAGCTATGATAGCAGGAATTGGAGCAGGTATTGGACAGGGATATGCTGCAGGAAAAGGTGCTGAAGCAGTAGGTAAGCAACCTGAAGCTCAAGGTGATATTGTTAGAACTATGTTATTAGGTGCTGCAGTTGCAGAAACAACTGGTATTTATGGCTTGGTAATTGCATTAATCTTATTATTTGCTAATCCACTATTTGGATAA
- a CDS encoding ATP synthase subunit I, with product MKELRRTEYFVIKYTIILNLFLAILLLAFFDKKSAFGLLVGSIMGIINFHLLAISLQKAVKFTPTKAQAYMVVQYIFRYILWFTVFYIALKRQDVNLLTTIIGMLTIKFVILLSNIFKFYPQNEELTRKEGS from the coding sequence GTGAAGGAATTAAGAAGAACTGAGTATTTTGTGATAAAATACACTATTATATTAAATTTATTTTTAGCAATACTATTATTGGCTTTTTTTGATAAAAAGTCTGCTTTTGGTTTATTAGTTGGGTCTATAATGGGGATTATTAATTTTCACTTATTAGCTATTTCTCTACAAAAGGCAGTTAAGTTTACACCTACCAAAGCCCAAGCATATATGGTAGTACAATACATATTTAGATACATACTCTGGTTTACTGTTTTTTATATAGCTTTAAAGAGGCAAGATGTCAATTTGTTGACAACAATTATTGGTATGTTAACAATTAAGTTTGTTATTTTGCTAAGTAATATCTTTAAGTTTTATCCACAGAATGAAGAGTTGACTAGAAAGGAGGGGAGTTAA
- the upp gene encoding uracil phosphoribosyltransferase yields the protein MSKVHIIDHPLIQHKLTHLRKEETGPKEFRELANEIATLMAYEVTRDLPLEDVTIKTPVMETTAKVIAGKKLAVVPILRAGLGMVDGIFNLIPAAKVGHIGLYRDPETLEPVEYYCKMPTDIESRELIVVDPMLATGGSAAAAIQFVKDRGAESIKFMCLVAAPEGVKKLQAAHPDVEIYTAALDDKLNDHAYIEPGLGDAGDRLFGTK from the coding sequence ATGAGTAAAGTACATATTATTGATCACCCATTAATTCAACACAAATTAACACATTTGAGAAAAGAAGAGACTGGGCCAAAGGAATTTAGAGAGTTAGCAAATGAGATTGCAACTCTAATGGCTTATGAAGTAACTAGAGATTTGCCTTTAGAAGATGTTACAATTAAAACTCCAGTTATGGAGACAACAGCCAAGGTTATTGCTGGAAAGAAATTGGCTGTTGTACCTATCTTAAGAGCAGGACTAGGAATGGTAGATGGTATTTTTAATTTAATTCCAGCAGCTAAGGTAGGGCATATTGGATTGTATCGTGACCCTGAAACTTTAGAGCCAGTTGAATATTACTGTAAGATGCCAACAGATATTGAATCACGAGAGTTAATTGTAGTTGATCCAATGTTAGCAACAGGAGGGTCAGCAGCTGCAGCAATTCAATTTGTTAAAGATAGAGGTGCTGAAAGTATCAAGTTTATGTGCTTAGTAGCTGCTCCAGAAGGAGTTAAAAAGCTACAGGCAGCACATCCAGATGTAGAGATTTATACTGCTGCCTTAGATGATAAATTAAATGACCATGCTTATATCGAGCCTGGTTTAGGAGATGCAGGAGATAGGTTATTTGGAACTAAGTAA
- a CDS encoding deoxycytidylate deaminase: MRPSWDNYFMEMTEVVAKRSTCLRRKVGALIVKDKRVLATGYNGAPSGLKHCEETGCLREQNNVPSGERHELCRGLHAEQNAIIQAALHGSSINEATLYCTHQPCILCTKMIINAGIKRVVFRGAYPDKLASEMMNEAGIQMEEIK, from the coding sequence ATGCGTCCATCATGGGATAATTATTTTATGGAGATGACCGAAGTTGTAGCAAAGCGTTCGACTTGTCTAAGAAGAAAGGTTGGAGCCTTGATTGTCAAGGACAAGCGTGTTCTGGCTACAGGATATAATGGAGCACCTAGTGGTTTAAAGCATTGTGAAGAGACAGGCTGTTTACGTGAGCAGAATAATGTGCCTTCAGGAGAGAGACATGAATTATGTCGAGGGCTGCATGCAGAGCAGAATGCCATCATTCAGGCTGCTTTACATGGGAGCTCTATTAATGAGGCGACGCTGTATTGTACCCATCAACCTTGTATTTTGTGTACAAAGATGATTATCAATGCAGGAATTAAGCGAGTTGTGTTTAGGGGAGCTTATCCAGATAAATTGGCTTCAGAGATGATGAATGAGGCGGGAATTCAAATGGAAGAGATTAAATAG
- a CDS encoding AtpZ/AtpI family protein has protein sequence MKDNIGVLKALALLSQVGISIIVPIIICVWFGNKLDKWLGTNVIFLITFTILGIISGFRSAYRLLMATEKDRKG, from the coding sequence ATGAAGGACAATATAGGTGTTCTTAAAGCTTTGGCTTTATTATCTCAAGTAGGTATTAGTATTATAGTGCCTATAATTATCTGTGTTTGGTTTGGGAATAAATTAGATAAATGGCTAGGTACTAATGTTATCTTTTTGATTACATTTACTATTTTAGGCATTATATCTGGTTTTAGAAGTGCTTATAGATTACTTATGGCTACTGAGAAGGATAGGAAGGGATAG
- the atpF gene encoding F0F1 ATP synthase subunit B: MISLDLTTFVLQLINFMVLYFVLKRFLFEPITNLMNDRSEKISNQIDQAIERENEAEQLKAEYQERLQDAKAEAQDIIEESRRRAQRNKEDIINEAKFEANKKIERAEKEIARAKQQAVDSLKDEVTNISIQMTKQLLEKSINKELQEKTIESYIEGIDKDKLGELGC; encoded by the coding sequence TTGATTTCTTTAGATTTAACTACATTTGTTCTTCAACTGATTAACTTTATGGTATTATACTTTGTTTTAAAACGCTTCTTATTTGAGCCAATAACTAATCTTATGAATGATCGTTCTGAAAAAATTTCAAACCAGATAGATCAGGCTATTGAGCGTGAGAATGAAGCTGAACAGTTAAAAGCTGAATACCAAGAAAGATTACAAGATGCTAAGGCTGAAGCCCAAGATATAATTGAAGAAAGTCGTCGTAGAGCCCAAAGAAATAAAGAAGATATTATTAATGAAGCAAAGTTTGAAGCTAACAAGAAGATTGAAAGAGCAGAGAAGGAAATTGCTCGTGCTAAACAACAAGCTGTTGACAGCTTAAAAGATGAAGTAACAAATATCTCAATTCAAATGACTAAACAACTATTAGAGAAATCTATTAATAAAGAATTACAAGAGAAGACAATCGAAAGTTATATTGAAGGAATAGATAAAGATAAGTTGGGTGAGCTAGGATGCTAA
- the atpE gene encoding ATP synthase F0 subunit C, translating into MEEISNLVVFLLEWLDQFDAKTLVSAAAVLAAGFAMIAGIGPGIGQGYAAGKGAEAVGRNQNNTSNITLVMLLGSAVAETSGIFSLVVSLILLYANPLVGVEGAAIVIAASVLGAGLSMIAGIGPGIGQGYAAGKGAERVGQRPKYQSIVVRTMLLGQAVGQTTGIYALVVALILLFANPLIG; encoded by the coding sequence TTGGAAGAGATATCTAATCTAGTAGTCTTCTTATTAGAATGGCTAGATCAGTTTGATGCTAAAACTTTAGTATCTGCTGCGGCAGTATTAGCAGCTGGTTTTGCTATGATAGCAGGAATTGGACCAGGTATAGGTCAAGGATATGCAGCAGGAAAGGGTGCTGAAGCAGTAGGTAGGAATCAAAATAATACTAGTAATATTACATTAGTAATGTTATTAGGATCAGCAGTTGCAGAGACTTCTGGTATCTTCTCATTGGTAGTATCTTTGATTTTACTTTATGCTAATCCCTTAGTAGGAGTAGAAGGAGCCGCTATTGTTATAGCAGCATCTGTATTGGGTGCTGGTTTATCTATGATAGCAGGGATTGGACCAGGTATAGGTCAGGGATATGCTGCAGGAAAAGGTGCTGAACGTGTTGGTCAAAGACCTAAGTATCAAAGTATTGTTGTTAGAACTATGTTATTAGGTCAGGCTGTTGGTCAAACAACTGGTATTTATGCATTGGTAGTTGCTTTAATATTGTTATTTGCCAATCCATTAATTGGTTAA